The proteins below come from a single Aegilops tauschii subsp. strangulata cultivar AL8/78 chromosome 6, Aet v6.0, whole genome shotgun sequence genomic window:
- the LOC109731952 gene encoding DNA topoisomerase 2, producing the protein MAPAAKKPPLKSSSSHNSAAGDAAGKTIEEMYQKKTQLEHILLRPDTYVGSVQNHTQTLWVYEDGAMVNRPVSYVPGLYKIFDEILVNAADNKQRDPSMDSLKVDIDVEGCCISIYNNGDGVPVEIHQEEGVYVPELIFGHLLTSSNYDDNERKTTGGRNGYGAKLANIFSTEFVIETADGHRLKRYRQVFSENMGKKSEPEIKKCKQSENWTRVTFKPDLAKFNMTELEADVVALMRKRVVDMAGTLGKTVKVELNGEKVAVKSFSDYVQLYINSASKEGIDLPRIYQKINDRWEVCVSLSEGQFQQVSFVNGIATIRGGTHVDYVANQVASHVMGVVNKKNKQANMKLHTVKGYLWVFVNALIDNPAFDSQTKETLTTRQASFGSTCELSDEFLKKVSSSGVVTNLLSWAEFKLSKELKKTDGTKKTSIVGIPKLEDANDAGGKNSDKCTLILTEGDSAKALAMAGIGVVGRDHYGVFPLRGKLLNVREASHKQLMENAEIQNIKKILGLQHEKKYDSTKGLRYGHLMIMTDQDHDGSHIKGLLINFIHKEWPSLLKVPSFLVEFITPIIKATKGKSVKPFYSMPDYEAWKEDLGASASSWTIKYYKGLGTSTAEEGRDYFEHIALHKKDFVWADDKEDGEAIELAFSKKKISERKDWLTNYQPGTCLDQREKRIKYSDFINKELILFSMADLERSIPSMVDGFKPGQRKILFCSFKKNLVKESKVAQFIGYVSEHSAYHHGEQSLASTIIGMAQDFVGSNNINLLEPRGQFGTRNAGGKDAASARYIFTRLQPVTRLIFPKDDDVLLNYLNEDGQSIEPSWYMPIIPMVLVNGSEGIGTGWSTYVPNYNPKDIIANLKRLLNGETIVPMVPWYRGFKGSLKETSSKATGVTYTITGVIEEVADTKLKITELPVRRWTTDYKEFLESMCPIPIKEKEKSKDKNKEKKKDKDKDKDKEKEKSKEPPLLEEIRSQCDHADVEFELILTEQNMNIAKQEGLEKKFKLTTTIGTTNMHLFDSHGKIKKYDTPEDVLQEFFDLRFEFYVKRKKVMLENMGNELLKYQNKVRFILAVISGKIIVNNRKRADLFQELKQQGYKPFPKKKPTSGPVAVGSTEADEDNDESPAEAAASDYEYLLAMSIGTLTMEKVKELIAQQDKVEADLEILRNTEPKTLWLRDLDALEKELDVLDAKLEAEQNDRSRKRAKNSEKAKDPKPATKKQPKKATAKSQKAGSDDDVDYKGDILKPAAQKKKPPPKKASAPVKDEVKDEEDEVAELKDRLAAYNIDSDNSPEPSAMETEEQQKGKKGWNGPSKRGAAKKAMSSLAEISDEDVAEPDHESDDGGSSMEVEKKTKGRKPAAEKLKTTIRKRAPAQTKGMRQKVMEEIFKPTDDSTLSAPSPEKKVRRIRDSPFNKKSGSVLHRMASSSTGTEDAEAPPSGSSAEPVVPRRTTRERKAAVVYVASESEDDESEDEDVSEPSDDDDFSEDD; encoded by the exons ATGGCGCCCGCCGCGAAGAAGCCCCCGCTGAAGTCCAGCTCCTCGCACAACTCCGCCGCGGGGGATGCCGCCGGGAAGACCATCGAGGAGATGTACCAGAAGAAGACACAGCTGGAGCACATCCTGCTGCGCCCGGACACCTACGTCGGCTCCGTCCAGAACCACACGCAGACGCTCTGGGTCTACGAGGACGGCGCCATGGTGAATCGGCCTGTCTCCTACGTCCCCGGCCTCTACAAGATCTTCGACGAGATCCTCGTCAACGCCGCAGACAACAAGCAGCGCGACCCCTCCATGGACTCCCTCAAGGTCGACATCGACGTCGAGGGGTGCTGCATCTCCATCTACAATAACGGAGACGGCGTGCCCGTCGAGATCCACCAGGAGGAGGGCGTGTACGTGCCGGAGCTCATCTTCGGCCATCTCCTCACAAGCAGCAACTACGACGACAACGAGCGGAAGACCACTGGCGGGAGGAACGGCTACGGTGCCAAGCTCGCCAACATCTTCTCCACGGAGTTCGTCATCGAGACCGCTGATGGGCACCGGCTGAAGCGGTACAGGCAG GTTTTCTCTGAGAACATGGGGAAGAAGTCGGAGCCTGAGATTAAAAAGTGCAAGCAGTCAGAGAACTGGACCAGGGTTACCTTCAAGCCTGACCTTGCAAAGTTCAACATGACCGAGCTCGAAGCTGATGTTGTGGCACTCATGAGGAAGCGAGTGGTTGATATGGCAGGCACCCTTGGCAAAACCGTGAAGGTTGAGTTGAATGGTGAGAAGGTGGCAGTAAAAAGCTTCTCTGATTACGTGCAACTGTATATTAACTCTGCTTCCAAAGAAGGAATCGATCTACCAAG AATTTACCAAAAAATAAATGATCGTTGGGAGGTGTGTGTGAGTCTAAGTGAAGGCCAGTTCCAGCAG GTCAGTTTTGTAAATGGAATTGCCACCATAAGAGGTGGAACTCATGTTGACTATGTTGCAAACCAAGTTGCCAGCCATGTGATGGGGGTTGTGAACAAGAAGAACAAGCAGGCTAACATGAAGTTGCATACAGTGAAGGGCTACCTATGGGTATTTGTTAATGCGCTCATTGACAACCCTGCATTTGACTCACAGACCAAAGAGACCTTGACAACTCGTCAAGCAAGCTTTGGGTCCACGTGCGAGCTCTCTGACGAATTCCTTAAGAAGG TCTCTAGCTCGGGTGTTGTTACCAATCTTCTTTCTTGGGCCGAGTTCAAACTAAGCAAGGAACTTAAAAAGACTGATGGAACCAAGAAGACAAGTATTGTTGGCATCCCTAAGCTGGAGGATGCAAATGACGCTGGTGGGAAGAACTCTGACAAGTGCACCTTGATCCTTACTGAAGGAGATTCAGCAAAGGCTCTAGCT ATGGCTGGCATAGGTGTAGTAGGAAGGGACCACTATGGCGTGTTTCCTCTCAGGGGTAAATTATTAAATGTGAGGGAAGCGAGCCATAAGCAGTTAATGGAGAATGCGGAGATCCAAAATATAAAGAAAATATTAGGTCTGCAGCATGAAAAAAAGTATGATAGCACGAAAGGCTTGAGATATGGCCACCTCATGATAATGACTGATCAG GACCATGATGGTTCCCACATCAAAGGGTTGCTGATCAATTTCATTCACAAAGAGTGGCCATCTCTCCTCAAAGTTCCTTCTTTCTTGGTTGAGTTCATCACTCCAATTATCAAG GCAACCAAGGGCAAGTCTGTCAAGCCATTTTACTCAATGCCAGACTATGAAGCATGGAAAGAGGACTTAGGAGCAAGTGCAAGTTCGTGGACTATAAAGTACTACAAG GGGCTGGGAACCAGCACAGCTGAAGAAGGCCGGGATTACTTTGAACATATTGCCCTTCACAAGAAGGATTTTGTTTGGGCAGATGACAAAGAAGATGGTGAAGCTATTGAGTTAGCATTCAGCAAGAAAAAGATCTCTGAGAGGAAGGATTGGCTGACCAACTATCAG CCTGGTACTTGCCTTGACCAACGTGAGAAACGCATCAAGTACAGTGATTTTATCAACAAAGAGCTGATACTCTTCTCGATGGCAGACCTTGAACGGTCAATACCTTCAATGGTTGACGGCTTTAAACCAGGACAGAGGAAGATTTTGTTTTGCTCGTTCAAGAAGAATTTGGTTAAAGAATCTAAG GTGGCACAGTTTATTGGTTATGTGTCAGAACACTCAGCATACCACCATGGTGAGCAGAGTCTAGCAAGCACAATCATAGGAATGGCTCAGGATTTTGTTGGCAGCAATAATATTAATCTTTTGGAGCCCCGTGGCCAATTTGGTACCAGAAATGCG GGGGGCAAAGATGCTGCTAGTGCTAGGTACATCTTCACCAGATTACAGCCTGTCACCCGTTTAATTTTTCCGAAGGATGATGATGTTCTTCTGAACTATTTGAATGAAGACGGGCAGTCAATTGAACCCAGCTG GTATATGCCAATCATTCCCATGGTTTTGGTCAATGGAAGTGAAGGCATTGGCACTGGATGGAGCACCTATGTCCCAAATTACAATCCAAAAGACATTATTGCTAATCTGAAAAGGTTGCTGAATGGGGAGACTATTGTACCAATGGTTCCTTGGTACAGGGGGTTCAAG GGCTCTTTGAAGGAGACAAGTTCAAAGGCAACCGGTGTGACATATACCATCACTGGTGTTATAGAGGAAGTTGCTGACACCAAGCTTAAAATTACTGAGCTTCCCGTCCGCCGCTGGACTACAGATTACAAAGAATTTCTTGAATCCATGTGTCCTATTCCTATCAAGGAAAAGGAAAAGAGCAAGGACAAGAACAAGGAAAAGAAGAAGGACAAGGACAAGGACAAGGACAAGGAAAAGGAAAAGAGCAAGGAACCACCATTGTTAGAG GAAATAAGGTCGCAGTGTGATCATGCGGATGTGGAATTTGAGCTTATACTGACTGAGCAAAACATGAATATAGCTAAGCAAGAAGGCCTTGAGAAGAAATTCAAGCTCACTACCACAATAGGAACAACAAACATGCACTTGTTTGACTCACATggtaaaataaaaaaatatgacACCCCAGAGGATG TGCTTCAAGAGTTCTTCGATTTGAGGTTTGAATTCTATGTCAAACGGAAG AAAGTAATGTTGGAAAACATGGGGAATGAGTTGCTGAAGTATCAGAACAAAGTTAGGTTTATTCTTGCTGTTATTTCCGGGAAAATCATAGTTAATAACAGGAAGAGGGCAGACCTATTCCAGGAGCTGAAGCAGCAGGGCTATAAAcctttcccaaagaaaaaacccACGTCTGGGCCAGTTGCTGTAGGATCTACAGAAGCAGATGAAGATAATGATGAGAGTCCTGCTGAAGCTGCAGCAAGTGATTATGAGTATCTTCTTGCAATGTCGATTGGTACCTTGACTATGGAGAAGGTGAAGGAGCTCATCGCGCAGCAGGATAAGGTAGAGGCTGATCTTGAAATCCTGCGTAACACAGAGCCAAAAACTCTTTGGCTGAGAGACCTTGACGCTCTTGAGAAGGAACTGGAT GTGCTTGATGCAAAACTTGAAGCTGAACAGAACGACAGATCACGCAAGCGcgccaaaaattctgaaaaagcGAAGGACCCTAAGCCAGCAACCAAGAAACAGCCTAAGAAGGCCACAGCCAAATCCCAGAAG GCTGGGAGTGATGATGACGTTGATTATAAAGGAGACATTCTGAAACCTGCTGCACAAAAGAAGAAACCACCACCCAAGAAG GCAAGTGCACCGGTGAAAGATGAGGTGAAAGATGAGGAGGACGAAGTGGCTGAACTGAAAGACCGCCTGGCTGCTTATAATATCGATAGTGACAACTCTCCAGAACCCAGTG CCATGGAAACAGAAGAACAGCAGAAAGGAAAGAAAGGGTGGAATGGACCAAGCAAAAGAGGCGCAGCAAAGAAGGCCATGTCATCCTTAGCTGAAATTTCTGATGAAGACGTAGCCGAGCCCGACCATGAGAGCGACGATGGGGGGTCTTCCATGGAAGTTGAGAAGAAAACTAAAGGAAGAAAACCTGCTGCCGAGAAGCTGAAGACTACCATCAGGAAGAGGGCGCCAGCTCAGACCAAAGGCATGAGGCAGAAAGTGATGGAAGAAATATTCAAGCCTACTGATGACAGCACCCTCAGCGCTCCTTCTCCTGAGAAGAAGGTGCGAAGGATCAGAGACTCCCCCTTCAACAAGAAGAGCGGCTCGGTTCTGCACAGAATGGCGAGCTCTTCAACAGGGACAGAAGATGCTGAGGCTCCTCCCTCCGGCAGCTCTGCTGAGCCAGTTGTACCGAGAAGGACAACAAGGGAGAGGAAGGCAGCAGTAGTCTACGTTGCTTCTGAGAGCGAAGATGATGAGTCTGAGGATGAAGATGTGTCGGAACCAAGCGACGATGATGACTTCTCCGAAGATGACTAG